The Azospirillum baldaniorum genome contains a region encoding:
- the thpR gene encoding RNA 2',3'-cyclic phosphodiesterase, translating to MIRLFVALDFPEDVRRRLAGLGGGVPGARWTDADNLHLTLRFIGEVPEDQAAEIDESLAQIAAPAFDLVLDGVGVYGSGRNARVLWAGVERSDALSHLQSKVESALVRCGLPAEERKFSPHVTLARLKDAPKDRIGRFVEERGMFRAGPIRVEHFTLYRSHLGKGAAVYEALSEYGLG from the coding sequence ATGATCCGTCTCTTCGTCGCCCTCGATTTTCCGGAGGATGTGCGCCGGCGTCTGGCGGGGCTGGGCGGCGGCGTGCCCGGCGCCCGCTGGACCGACGCGGACAACCTGCACCTGACGCTCCGCTTCATCGGGGAGGTGCCGGAGGATCAGGCGGCGGAGATCGACGAGTCGCTGGCGCAGATCGCGGCGCCGGCCTTCGATCTGGTTCTGGACGGCGTGGGCGTCTACGGCAGTGGCCGCAACGCCCGCGTCCTCTGGGCCGGGGTGGAGCGCAGCGACGCCTTGTCGCACCTCCAGTCCAAGGTCGAGTCGGCTCTGGTCCGCTGCGGCTTGCCGGCGGAGGAGCGCAAATTCTCGCCCCACGTCACGCTCGCCCGGCTGAAGGACGCGCCGAAGGACCGGATCGGGCGCTTCGTCGAGGAGCGCGGTATGTTCCGCGCCGGTCCGATCCGGGTGGAGCACTTCACGCTCTACCGCAGCCACCTGGGCAAGGGGGCCGCGGTGTACGAGGCGC
- a CDS encoding NADP(H)-dependent aldo-keto reductase, translating to MQYRPLGRTGLSVSAIGLGTMTWGRQNSEAEGHAQMDYALGEGVNFWDTAEMYAIPPTADTYGRTEEVIGTWFKATGKRDQVILASKVVGASDGGFAWVRNGEAKLDRANIFAAVEASLRRLQTDYIDLYQLHWPDRATNRFGARNYVHRPEKDGTPIEETLSALDELVTSGKVRHIGVSNESPWGVMQFLKLAEDKGLPRIASIQNAYNLLNRTFEQGLAEVSLREDVGLLAYSPLAAGTLTGKYLDGAVPAGTRRALDHRKSRYATVNADVATREYLDVARRHGLSPTQMAIAFTLQQPFVASSLIGATTMEDLKSNIAAVDVTLSDEVMKDIEAVNARYPDPCP from the coding sequence ATGCAATACCGTCCGCTCGGCCGCACCGGCCTGTCGGTCAGCGCCATCGGCCTGGGCACCATGACCTGGGGCCGCCAGAACAGCGAGGCCGAGGGCCACGCCCAGATGGACTACGCGCTCGGCGAGGGCGTGAATTTCTGGGACACGGCGGAGATGTACGCCATCCCCCCGACCGCCGACACGTACGGACGTACGGAGGAGGTGATCGGCACCTGGTTCAAGGCGACCGGCAAGCGCGATCAGGTGATCCTGGCGAGCAAGGTCGTCGGCGCCAGCGACGGCGGCTTCGCCTGGGTGCGCAACGGCGAGGCGAAGCTGGACCGCGCCAACATCTTCGCGGCGGTCGAGGCCAGCCTGCGCCGGCTCCAGACCGACTACATCGACCTGTACCAGCTCCATTGGCCCGACCGTGCGACCAACCGCTTCGGCGCGCGCAACTACGTCCACCGGCCGGAGAAGGACGGCACGCCCATCGAGGAGACTCTGTCGGCGCTCGACGAGCTGGTGACGTCCGGCAAGGTCCGCCACATCGGCGTGTCGAACGAGTCGCCCTGGGGGGTGATGCAGTTCCTCAAGCTGGCGGAGGACAAGGGCCTGCCGCGCATCGCCTCGATCCAGAACGCCTACAACCTGCTGAACCGGACCTTCGAGCAGGGTCTGGCCGAGGTGTCGCTGCGCGAGGATGTCGGGCTTCTGGCTTACTCGCCGCTGGCCGCCGGCACGCTGACCGGCAAGTATCTGGACGGCGCCGTTCCCGCCGGCACCCGCCGCGCGCTGGATCACCGCAAGTCGCGCTACGCCACCGTCAACGCCGACGTGGCGACCCGCGAGTATCTGGACGTCGCCCGGCGCCACGGCCTGTCGCCGACCCAGATGGCCATCGCCTTCACCCTGCAGCAGCCCTTCGTGGCGTCCTCGCTGATCGGCGCGACGACCATGGAGGACCTGAAGTCCAACATCGCGGCGGTGGACGTCACGCTGTCGGACGAGGTGATGAAGGACATCGAGGCGGTCAACGCCCGCTATCCCGACCCCTGCCCGTAA